Proteins encoded by one window of Chondromyces crocatus:
- a CDS encoding heme ABC transporter ATP-binding protein: MIEARGVGVRIGGNDLLTDVSLRVAAGECVALVGPNGAGKSTFLRVLSGDLAPTTGDVLLGERPLGRYAPEQLARVRAVLPQEAGLRFAFTALEVALMGRAPHTQGADRPDDLRIARDALRRVGLAGQADRLYTTLSGGERQRVQLARVLAQLPPADSEGPRALLLDEPIASQDLAHQHRVLRIARDEARAGVAVIVVLHDLGLAAQYADRIGVLARGRLVAAGPPSEVLSTALLRDVFSVAARIAFDPACPGRPLVFVETDDL, encoded by the coding sequence GTGATCGAGGCCCGCGGCGTCGGCGTCCGCATCGGCGGCAACGACCTCCTCACCGACGTCTCCCTCCGCGTCGCTGCTGGCGAGTGCGTCGCGCTGGTCGGCCCCAACGGCGCGGGCAAATCCACCTTCCTCCGTGTCCTCTCCGGCGACCTCGCCCCCACCACGGGCGACGTCCTCCTCGGAGAGCGCCCCCTCGGACGCTACGCCCCCGAGCAGCTCGCCCGCGTGCGCGCCGTCCTCCCGCAGGAAGCTGGCCTCCGCTTCGCCTTCACCGCCCTCGAGGTCGCCCTCATGGGCCGCGCCCCGCACACCCAGGGCGCCGATCGCCCCGACGATCTCCGCATCGCCCGCGACGCCCTCCGCCGCGTCGGCCTCGCTGGCCAGGCCGATCGCCTCTACACGACGCTCTCTGGCGGCGAGCGTCAGCGCGTCCAGCTCGCGCGCGTCCTCGCCCAGCTCCCACCTGCGGACAGTGAAGGCCCTCGTGCCCTCCTCCTCGACGAGCCGATCGCCAGCCAGGACCTCGCCCACCAGCACCGCGTCCTTCGCATCGCGCGTGACGAGGCCAGGGCGGGCGTCGCCGTGATCGTCGTCCTCCACGATCTCGGCCTCGCCGCTCAGTATGCCGATCGCATCGGCGTCCTCGCCCGCGGTCGCCTCGTCGCCGCTGGGCCGCCCTCCGAGGTGCTCTCCACAGCGCTCCTCCGCGACGTCTTCTCCGTCGCCGCGCGGATCGCCTTCGACCCTGCGTGCCCCGGGCGCCCTCTCGTCTTCGTCGAGACCGACGATCTCTGA
- a CDS encoding FecCD family ABC transporter permease encodes MSSTALSGLTHAARRPAGRRATLLALGALLVVVMLLAASIGAVRLTLGQVLAIVLEPLGITLPFHVTEQDIAVVRAIRAPRVLLGALVGAALGASGAAMQGLLRNPLADPGLIGVSSGASLGAALAIVSVGAAGIGTAGIGAAFIPAAAFVGGLAAAALALHLGRVDGHPVDGALLLSGIAINALAAAGVGLVIHVASDAQLRNITFWTLGSLGGASWTSLQWAAPPLLVSVFLLQRLARPLNLLLLGPTEARHLGLRVDRVQRIAVVTAAFGVGAAVSASGLISFIGLVAPHLVRLVLGPEHRAVLPGAALVGALVLVLADLLARTLIAPGEIPLGVLTAFLGAPFLLALLRSRAAGRLT; translated from the coding sequence ATGAGTTCCACCGCGCTCTCCGGGCTGACCCACGCCGCGCGCCGACCCGCTGGCCGGCGCGCCACGCTGCTCGCCCTCGGCGCGCTCCTCGTCGTCGTCATGCTCCTGGCCGCCTCGATCGGTGCCGTCCGCCTCACCCTCGGCCAGGTCCTCGCCATCGTCCTCGAACCCCTGGGCATCACCCTCCCGTTCCACGTCACCGAGCAGGACATCGCCGTCGTTCGCGCCATCCGCGCCCCGCGCGTCCTGCTCGGCGCCCTCGTCGGCGCGGCCCTCGGCGCCAGCGGCGCCGCCATGCAAGGCCTCCTGCGCAACCCCCTCGCCGATCCGGGCCTCATCGGCGTCTCCAGTGGCGCCTCCCTCGGCGCGGCCCTCGCCATCGTCTCCGTCGGCGCCGCCGGCATCGGCACGGCCGGCATCGGCGCCGCCTTCATCCCAGCTGCCGCTTTCGTCGGCGGACTCGCCGCTGCCGCCCTCGCGCTCCACCTCGGCCGCGTCGACGGCCACCCCGTCGACGGCGCCCTCCTCCTCTCCGGCATCGCCATCAACGCCCTCGCCGCCGCGGGCGTCGGCCTCGTCATCCACGTCGCCAGCGACGCCCAGCTCCGCAACATCACCTTCTGGACCCTCGGCAGCCTCGGCGGCGCCTCCTGGACCAGCCTCCAGTGGGCCGCCCCGCCGCTCCTCGTCAGCGTCTTCTTGCTCCAGCGCCTCGCGCGCCCCTTGAACCTCCTGCTCCTCGGCCCGACCGAGGCCCGCCACCTCGGCCTCCGCGTCGACCGCGTCCAGCGGATCGCCGTGGTCACCGCCGCCTTCGGCGTCGGCGCTGCCGTCTCTGCTTCGGGCCTCATCAGCTTCATCGGCCTCGTCGCCCCGCACCTCGTGCGCCTCGTCCTCGGCCCCGAGCACCGCGCCGTCCTCCCGGGCGCCGCCCTCGTCGGCGCCCTCGTCCTCGTCCTCGCCGACCTCCTCGCCCGCACCCTCATCGCGCCAGGCGAGATCCCCCTCGGCGTCCTCACCGCCTTCCTCGGCGCGCCCTTCCTTCTGGCCCTCCTGCGCAGCCGCGCTGCCGGGAGGCTCACGTGA